A window from Dysidea avara chromosome 2, odDysAvar1.4, whole genome shotgun sequence encodes these proteins:
- the LOC136247969 gene encoding uncharacterized protein, whose product MAFEFRRVKWLGFHPGQLSFVLRASSDTLPTPLNLRRWHIQTGATCSLCLSPRPTCHHVLNGCPVALQQGRFTFRHDAVLLCLMSELQACLDNVEIFADLDGKRASDSPPATIPPAVLVCSHRPDIVIYNAEMKSVVLLELTCPFNSRADLSAARERKQEKPEYLQIIAELDRLGFRQ is encoded by the exons atggcatttgaatttcgccgagtgaagtggtTGGGTTTTCATCCAGGCCAGCTTTCGTTTGTGCTGCGAGCTTCATCAGATACATTACCAACTCCGTTAAATTTACGTCGCTGGCATATACAAACTGGTGCAACTTGTTCACTTTGTTTGTCACCTCGTCCAACTTGTCACCATGTGCTAAATGGGTGTCCTGTGGCTTTGCAGCAAGGCAGGTTTACTTTTCGTCATGATGCTGTTTTATTATGTTTGATGTCTGAGTTGCAAGCTtgtttggataatgtagaaatatTTGCTGATTTGGATGGCAAACGTGCGTCTGACTCTCCTCCTGCCACCATTCCCCCTGCTGTACTAGTGTGTTCTCACCGAcctgacattgttatatataatgcagaaATGAAATCTGTTGTACTTCTGGAACTTACCTGCCCATTTAATTCTCGTGCTGACCTTTCTGCTGCACGAGAACGTAAGCAGGAGAAGCCAGAATATCTGCAAATTATTGCTGAGCTTGACCGCTTGGGTTTT AGACAGTAA